The nucleotide sequence GTATTCATATCAAGACATCGCGGACACGATCGGATGCTCGATCGGCACCGTTCGTTCGCGGCTGCATCGCGCCCGCGCTCAACTCCGAAAGGCCGTGCTTCGCGAACAAGCCGAGGAAGGCGCTCAGTGATACCTAGAGCGGACCGCAAAGCGGAACGTGGGTGCTTTAGGCGACCTACGGCTCTCAGAAGCGCACCTCCAGGAAACGATGGACGACATCTCAGCGTTATTTCATTTGGAGTCGCCGATTCTAAGGACGTGATACCGTGACCAACTGCAACGACTGCCGCCTGCTGCTCGTGGACTACGAGCGTGGCGAGCTCGACGCCGCTCGCGACGCTGCGATGCATCAGCATCTGCAGTCGTGTTCCGCCTGCCGCGAACAATGGGAAGCCGACATGGCGCTCGTCGAGTCGCTGCGCGCGTGGAGCGCACCGCGCGAATTCCCCGCGTCGATCCTTGCTAACGTCCGCCAGGCGATGCACGCCGAGCGGCCTCCGACGTTCATGGAGCGCTTGAGCGCAGCGCTGCGTCCGGCCTACGCCGCGCCGATCGCGGCTGCGCTGATCGGCGTCGTCATCTACACCGGCTACCACCGTTTGGGCACGCCGCCGCCGACGCTGACCGGCATGGACTTCGTCCGCGAGCATGTCGCGCAGACGGCATCGCTGCCGTCGAGCGATCGCGCGTGGTCCACCTACGTCCTGACCTCTGCGAACATCGTCAGCTCATCGGATGCATCGCAGTCGACTCCGTAACGCGATCGCCGTCGCAGCGGTCGCGCTGGCATCGATAGCGCTCGCTTTTGCGAGCGCTTCGGCGCGTTCTTCAGCTGTCGCGGTGGTGGCGGCTCCGGCCGCTACGGCTTCGCCCGCGTCGACCGCATCCCCGACCGCTGCCGATCTGCTGCGCGCGGCGTCGCGTGCGGACGACAGCACTTCGTATACGGGGACGACGACATCGGTCATCTACAGCGAACACGGCGCCGACTCGACAGTCGTCCGCGTCGACCATCAGGCGCCCTCGAAGTGGCGCATGTGGTACGTCGCCCCCGCCGACGCGTATGGCCGGCTCATCGTCAGCGATGAGACGACGACGTATCAATACGAACCGAAGACCGCGACCGTCTATAGCGAGGCGTGGGAGCAAGCGCCGGCGCTGACGCTCGACCTCGATACCGCCAAGGTGCTCAAGAACTACTCCGGAGACATCGGCCCGAGCGCCGATATCGCCGGCCGCAAAGCGATCACGATTTCGCTCGTCTCGAAGTATAATGGTGTTCTCGCCCAGCGTGTCTGGATCGACGCCCAGACGAAGATCGTCCTCGAGCGCGAGACCTACGACGCAGATGGGACGATCTCGTCGAAGACGAGCTTCGACACGATCCGCATCGTCAACGCCCTGCCGAAGGACCTCTTCGACCTATCCGTGCCGGCTGGTATGCACGTCGAGCCGGGCACGACGTACGGCAAAGCGGTCGGCAGCATCGACGCGATCCGATCGGGTGTGCCGTTCACCATCATCAGCCCGCAATACGTGCCTCAAGGGTTCACGTTCGATCAGGCGTCGCTCGGCACGCGCAGCGGCATCCAGACCGTGCAATTGCTGTACACCGATGGCCTGCGGGACTTCTCAGTATTCGAGAACGCCACCGATCGGCTGCCGGATCTTGCGAGCCCCCGTCAATTCGAGGTTGACGACACGACCGGGATCACCGACGAGATCGCCGGCGAAACGCTCTTGTCGTGGAATGCCAACGGGCTCAACATCACGCTGGTCGGCGACATGCCTGCAAAACTGCTGGCCCGCATCGGCGCCTCCGTCCGTCCCTAGATCAGAAAAGGATGGAGCGGTCGTCCTTTACAGTCGACCGCAGACGAGCTCGCATTGAAGTCGATGTAGCGGTCGAGCTTTAGCTCGACCGGAGACGAGCTTCGCATCGAAGCGGCTTGTAGCGGTCGAGCATTAGCTCGACCGGAGAGGAGCTCGCGGTTGGAAGACCGCGGCGGTCGACCCTAAAG is from Candidatus Eremiobacteraceae bacterium and encodes:
- a CDS encoding sigma-E factor regulatory protein RseB domain-containing protein, with translation MHRSRLRNAIAVAAVALASIALAFASASARSSAVAVVAAPAATASPASTASPTAADLLRAASRADDSTSYTGTTTSVIYSEHGADSTVVRVDHQAPSKWRMWYVAPADAYGRLIVSDETTTYQYEPKTATVYSEAWEQAPALTLDLDTAKVLKNYSGDIGPSADIAGRKAITISLVSKYNGVLAQRVWIDAQTKIVLERETYDADGTISSKTSFDTIRIVNALPKDLFDLSVPAGMHVEPGTTYGKAVGSIDAIRSGVPFTIISPQYVPQGFTFDQASLGTRSGIQTVQLLYTDGLRDFSVFENATDRLPDLASPRQFEVDDTTGITDEIAGETLLSWNANGLNITLVGDMPAKLLARIGASVRP
- a CDS encoding zf-HC2 domain-containing protein; amino-acid sequence: MTNCNDCRLLLVDYERGELDAARDAAMHQHLQSCSACREQWEADMALVESLRAWSAPREFPASILANVRQAMHAERPPTFMERLSAALRPAYAAPIAAALIGVVIYTGYHRLGTPPPTLTGMDFVREHVAQTASLPSSDRAWSTYVLTSANIVSSSDASQSTP